One window from the genome of Rufibacter tibetensis encodes:
- the atpE gene encoding ATP synthase F0 subunit C, whose translation MLLALLLQAFSLGAGYAIMGAGIGAGLVALGAGLGIGRIGGSAMESIARQPEAGGQIQTAMIIASALIEGVALFGVVVCLLISFIR comes from the coding sequence ATGTTGTTAGCATTATTGCTTCAAGCGTTTTCTTTAGGTGCAGGTTATGCCATCATGGGTGCCGGTATCGGTGCTGGTTTAGTGGCTCTTGGTGCCGGTTTGGGTATCGGTAGAATCGGTGGCTCTGCCATGGAATCTATTGCAAGACAGCCAGAAGCTGGTGGACAAATCCAGACTGCCATGATTATCGCTTCTGCTCTTATTGAAGGTGTTGCCCTGTTTGGGGTGGTTGTTTGCCTTCTGATTTCTTTCATTCGCTAA
- the atpH gene encoding ATP synthase F1 subunit delta, translating to MSDERVASRYAKSLLELSQEQGSLEQVYADMLSFTRVLNQNRDLSLVLRNPIIKHDKKLSILTAVFGGNMAELTMAFFRIITQKHREAVLESVAQEFVTQYNLLSGIQKATVTTAVPLTPELRATFQQMVAERTGGMKVELKEVVDPAVVGGYVLRIGDQQIDNTIRTSVQRLKNKFKENPYITKL from the coding sequence ATGTCAGACGAAAGAGTTGCCTCCCGGTACGCCAAGTCTCTGCTGGAACTGTCTCAAGAGCAAGGATCATTGGAGCAAGTATATGCAGATATGCTTTCCTTCACCAGAGTCTTGAACCAGAACCGTGATCTAAGCTTAGTACTGCGCAACCCGATTATAAAGCACGATAAAAAGCTCTCTATTCTTACTGCTGTTTTTGGCGGTAACATGGCTGAGCTTACCATGGCCTTTTTCCGGATTATAACCCAGAAACACCGTGAGGCGGTTCTGGAGTCTGTGGCTCAGGAATTTGTGACACAGTACAATCTGCTATCAGGTATTCAAAAAGCAACGGTGACCACTGCCGTTCCGCTTACCCCAGAGTTACGGGCTACTTTCCAGCAAATGGTGGCAGAACGTACCGGTGGTATGAAGGTAGAGTTGAAAGAAGTGGTAGACCCGGCTGTAGTAGGTGGGTACGTATTGCGCATTGGAGATCAACAGATAGATAATACTATCAGAACCAGTGTGCAGAGATTGAAAAACAAGTTTAAAGAAAATCCATACATTACTAAACTATAA
- the porW gene encoding type IX secretion system periplasmic lipoprotein PorW/SprE encodes MGTLAGCSSDKPLGRLYRNVNAQFNGYFLAREKMEEVEARLEAAHINDYNRVLDILPPQDTTVLKTLAPDLDEVIKRASFPIARHPKSRWIDDCYVLIGKARYYQREDAEALKTFRFVQTTSPDRHARHEAMIWMMRLAMRQKDYDQASSISEQFRKERMNEDNGRELLLTRAQLASIQNNVPFIIENLEKAIPLANKRDKESRLRFILGQLYQATNQDAKAYEQFAKVLKKRPPYELGFYSSLNLAQVTELKDVTDQNKVEEFLYKLAKDDKNKEYLDKIYYDLAKLELRQKEYSEALTLLKRSTAASTTNTAQKAYSYLLAGQIYYDHLQQYKLAQAYYDSTLQLLPPTALGYEELSDRRTVLTAFTEQLEIIRAEDSLQALGKLNPTERAQRVAEQITREREQAAAAALAASNATANPANFTQTATLPIGGAGTNGSTWYFDNPAARASARNDFLRSWGDRPLQDNWRRITAVSGSTPLTAGPVTNIGVDSAALASAAAQQQADYLAAIPVTPEQLQVSNKRIEEALFTLGNIYQQRLREPEKASQTFLQLLERFPASTHASEVYYSLYVLAQGQQQQEKAAQFAQTLKQRFPNSKYSRLIDQPDFLRTYSAENLAAHALYDSAYVLYEKEKYPETLNVLASLSQKYPQNDIKDQIAFLRALVTGRTQPAATFRAAMEKFLIQYPESPLLPQARDFMNLYLRYESGELAKAPVRSAAIVPKEEVPTYKAERSKPHLFVIVHTGDSLALRQLITAYGKYNSRFHPKKQLTLQPVAFQDSTTLLLVRALPDYKTAEQYTKLQASRTSPLANLKGPKFATFVITEANLTLLRKLGDIAQYVDFFENNYK; translated from the coding sequence ATGGGCACCTTAGCTGGCTGCTCTTCAGACAAACCTTTGGGTAGGCTCTACCGAAATGTGAATGCCCAGTTTAACGGGTATTTTTTGGCTCGCGAAAAGATGGAGGAGGTTGAGGCCCGGTTGGAAGCTGCCCACATCAATGACTATAACCGCGTTCTGGACATCCTGCCGCCGCAAGACACCACGGTTCTTAAAACTCTGGCCCCTGACCTGGATGAGGTGATTAAAAGAGCCTCCTTTCCCATTGCACGCCACCCAAAATCACGGTGGATTGATGACTGCTATGTATTGATTGGCAAGGCCCGCTACTACCAGCGCGAAGATGCGGAAGCCCTGAAAACCTTCAGGTTTGTACAAACCACCAGCCCAGACCGCCACGCACGCCATGAAGCAATGATCTGGATGATGCGTCTGGCCATGCGGCAGAAAGACTATGACCAGGCATCTTCTATTTCTGAGCAGTTCCGGAAAGAGCGCATGAATGAGGACAATGGACGAGAACTGCTTTTGACCAGGGCCCAACTGGCAAGTATCCAGAACAACGTGCCGTTCATTATTGAGAACCTGGAGAAAGCCATTCCGCTCGCTAATAAGCGGGACAAGGAGTCACGGCTCCGGTTTATTTTGGGCCAGTTGTACCAAGCCACAAACCAGGACGCCAAAGCCTACGAGCAATTTGCCAAGGTATTGAAGAAGCGCCCTCCTTATGAATTAGGTTTCTATTCTAGCCTGAACCTGGCGCAGGTGACTGAGCTGAAAGACGTGACAGACCAGAACAAGGTAGAAGAGTTCCTGTACAAATTGGCTAAGGACGATAAAAACAAAGAGTACTTAGACAAAATCTATTACGATCTAGCGAAACTGGAACTAAGGCAAAAAGAGTATTCTGAAGCCTTAACTCTGCTTAAAAGGTCTACAGCGGCTTCTACAACCAATACTGCCCAAAAGGCTTATTCTTATTTACTGGCTGGTCAGATTTACTATGATCACCTGCAGCAGTACAAGTTAGCACAGGCTTACTATGACAGTACTCTTCAACTATTGCCACCAACGGCTTTGGGATATGAAGAGCTATCTGACAGACGCACCGTTCTAACCGCTTTCACAGAGCAGTTAGAAATCATAAGGGCAGAAGATAGTTTACAGGCGTTAGGAAAGTTAAACCCTACTGAGCGCGCTCAACGGGTGGCCGAACAGATTACCCGAGAGCGGGAACAGGCCGCCGCAGCCGCTTTGGCGGCCAGTAATGCCACTGCCAACCCTGCAAACTTTACACAAACAGCTACGCTCCCCATTGGCGGGGCAGGCACCAATGGCAGCACCTGGTACTTTGACAACCCAGCGGCTCGTGCCAGTGCCCGCAATGACTTTTTGCGCAGTTGGGGAGACCGCCCATTACAAGATAACTGGCGTCGCATTACGGCTGTTTCAGGGTCTACGCCACTTACGGCAGGACCCGTGACTAACATAGGGGTTGACAGTGCCGCCTTGGCCTCTGCGGCGGCCCAACAACAGGCAGATTACCTGGCTGCCATCCCGGTCACTCCAGAGCAGTTACAAGTATCTAACAAGCGCATTGAGGAGGCTTTGTTCACCTTGGGCAATATTTACCAGCAACGTTTACGCGAACCTGAAAAAGCTTCCCAAACGTTTCTCCAGTTGTTAGAGCGCTTTCCTGCTTCTACCCATGCTTCTGAAGTTTATTACAGTTTGTACGTATTAGCTCAGGGGCAACAGCAACAAGAGAAAGCTGCTCAATTTGCCCAGACCCTGAAGCAGCGTTTCCCTAACTCTAAATACAGCAGACTCATTGACCAACCAGACTTCCTCCGGACGTACTCCGCGGAGAACCTGGCCGCGCATGCATTGTATGACTCAGCTTACGTGTTGTATGAAAAAGAGAAATACCCAGAAACGTTGAATGTTTTAGCTTCTCTTTCTCAAAAGTATCCGCAAAACGATATAAAGGATCAGATTGCTTTTCTAAGGGCTTTGGTGACAGGTCGCACCCAACCAGCCGCTACATTCAGGGCTGCTATGGAGAAATTCCTGATTCAGTACCCAGAAAGCCCATTGTTGCCTCAGGCGAGGGATTTCATGAACCTGTACTTGCGCTATGAATCAGGGGAATTGGCTAAAGCTCCTGTTCGCAGCGCAGCAATTGTTCCTAAAGAGGAAGTGCCTACCTACAAGGCAGAGAGAAGCAAGCCCCATCTATTTGTGATTGTACATACCGGTGACAGCTTGGCGCTGCGTCAGCTTATTACCGCCTATGGCAAGTACAACAGCCGCTTTCACCCTAAGAAACAGCTCACCTTGCAACCTGTGGCGTTTCAGGACAGCACCACTCTGCTTTTGGTTAGAGCTTTGCCAGACTATAAAACTGCGGAACAGTACACCAAATTACAAGCCTCCCGCACTTCACCATTAGCCAATTTAAAAGGCCCGAAATTTGCTACCTTTGTGATCACTGAAGCTAACCTGACTTTACTTAGAAAGCTGGGAGATATCGCGCAGTATGTAGATTTCTTTGAAAATAATTACAAATAG
- a CDS encoding AtpZ/AtpI family protein, giving the protein MEPTQPSSPRPKKNSEVKPYLKYSGLAFQMIAIMGGAALGGRKLDAYFQNETPWWTLGLLAVAVFASMYSVIVSLTHKK; this is encoded by the coding sequence ATGGAGCCTACCCAACCGTCGTCACCCAGGCCAAAGAAAAATTCTGAGGTTAAACCTTACCTGAAATATTCTGGTTTGGCGTTCCAGATGATTGCCATAATGGGAGGCGCAGCATTGGGTGGCCGCAAGTTAGATGCCTACTTCCAGAATGAGACGCCCTGGTGGACATTGGGGCTTCTAGCAGTGGCGGTTTTTGCCAGCATGTATTCTGTAATTGTGTCCTTAACCCATAAGAAGTAA
- a CDS encoding penicillin-binding protein 1A, whose translation MSSTPDNKFRKVISALWLFFAGGFLFFLLYVFAVSINFLNLFGDLPNLKTLENPKSELASEVYSEDGQLLGKYFRENRSPVTYEQLPKTLVDALIATEDIRFEEHSGIDFKGTLAVPYYKLTGKQDRGSSTLTQQLARNLFRTRDDLNNGLLSDVPGLRMLIIKTKEWIMSVKLERSYTKKEILLMYLNTVDFGSNAYGIKVAAKTFFNKEPEQLTLEEGATLVGVLKGPSFYSPVTRPERSMSRRNTVLDQMLKYNYIDEPAYAAATAKPIKLDFNVENQNKGLAPYFRTEIGKSLAQWCRDNGFDLYSDGLKIYTTIDSRMQKHAEDAVEQHMKVMQKEFFQQWKGRSPWTDENGRVIKNFLADQIKRTARYKSLVEQYGDDEDSIKYHLNHKIPMKVFSWKGEKDTIMSPMDSLRYYKHYLQAGFMAMDPLTGKVKAWVGGTNYKYFKYDHVKQGARQPGSTFKPFVYTAAIEAGYSPCYRVTDAPVTIINPDGKPWTPKNSDGVYTGRRHSLREALALSVNTITTYLMKKLGPEVVVETAKRMGITTPLDPVPSLALGSSDVTLYDMVGAYGTFVNKGVWNQPQYLIRIEDKNGTVLHEFVPKTLEALSEETAYLMVHMLQGSADVRGGTAYYGLRHRYGLKNEIGAKTGTTSNYSDAWFMGITPDLAAGIWVGGEDRSIHFRSAAYGQGNKLAMPIYAIFMKKVYADKSLNVSKGAFPKPAELSTSINCGGTHFVPTVTDSVKKEQTLTLPQNVEEGAF comes from the coding sequence ATGTCGTCTACGCCTGATAATAAGTTCCGAAAAGTCATTTCGGCACTTTGGCTATTTTTTGCTGGAGGATTTTTGTTCTTCCTGCTTTACGTTTTTGCCGTTAGCATCAACTTCCTGAATCTTTTTGGCGACCTTCCTAACCTGAAAACCCTGGAAAACCCTAAAAGTGAACTGGCTTCAGAGGTGTATTCAGAAGATGGCCAGCTTTTAGGAAAATACTTCCGTGAAAACAGGAGCCCTGTCACGTATGAGCAGTTGCCCAAGACCTTGGTAGATGCTTTAATTGCAACAGAAGACATTAGGTTTGAGGAACACTCTGGTATTGACTTCAAAGGAACATTAGCTGTTCCCTACTATAAACTTACCGGCAAGCAGGACCGTGGTTCCAGTACCCTGACCCAGCAGCTGGCCCGTAACCTTTTCCGTACCCGTGATGATTTGAACAATGGTTTGCTCAGCGATGTGCCTGGGCTGCGTATGCTCATCATCAAAACCAAGGAATGGATCATGTCTGTGAAACTGGAGCGCTCTTATACCAAGAAAGAGATCCTGCTCATGTACCTGAACACCGTTGACTTCGGGAGCAATGCTTATGGCATAAAAGTAGCGGCCAAAACTTTTTTCAACAAAGAGCCTGAGCAACTTACCTTAGAAGAAGGCGCTACCCTGGTTGGAGTTTTGAAAGGTCCTTCCTTCTACAGCCCGGTTACCCGTCCTGAACGTTCTATGAGTCGGCGGAACACCGTGTTGGATCAGATGCTCAAGTACAATTACATTGATGAGCCGGCTTACGCTGCTGCCACGGCAAAGCCGATAAAACTGGACTTTAACGTAGAAAACCAGAACAAAGGATTAGCTCCTTACTTCCGGACTGAAATTGGAAAATCACTTGCGCAGTGGTGCCGTGACAATGGGTTTGACTTGTATTCTGATGGGTTGAAAATCTATACCACCATTGACTCTCGCATGCAAAAACATGCCGAAGATGCTGTGGAGCAGCATATGAAGGTGATGCAGAAAGAATTCTTCCAGCAGTGGAAAGGCCGCAGCCCCTGGACTGACGAAAATGGCCGCGTGATCAAAAACTTTTTGGCTGATCAAATCAAGAGAACGGCCCGGTACAAGAGCTTGGTGGAGCAATACGGTGATGATGAAGATTCTATCAAGTACCACCTGAATCACAAAATTCCGATGAAAGTCTTCTCCTGGAAAGGGGAAAAAGACACCATCATGAGTCCAATGGACTCTTTACGGTATTACAAACATTACCTGCAGGCCGGTTTTATGGCCATGGATCCTTTAACCGGAAAAGTGAAAGCTTGGGTAGGTGGTACCAATTACAAGTATTTCAAGTATGACCACGTAAAACAAGGGGCACGTCAGCCTGGCTCAACGTTCAAGCCTTTCGTGTACACTGCAGCCATTGAAGCGGGGTATTCTCCTTGCTACAGAGTAACAGATGCTCCCGTGACAATCATCAACCCAGATGGTAAGCCTTGGACTCCGAAGAACAGTGATGGTGTCTATACCGGTCGCCGTCACTCTCTCCGTGAAGCGTTGGCACTTTCAGTGAACACCATTACTACTTACCTCATGAAGAAACTTGGGCCTGAAGTAGTGGTAGAAACAGCCAAACGAATGGGAATCACCACTCCTCTTGATCCGGTTCCTTCCCTGGCCTTGGGTTCCAGTGACGTAACATTGTATGACATGGTGGGTGCGTACGGAACCTTTGTAAACAAGGGGGTCTGGAACCAACCACAGTATTTGATCAGGATTGAGGACAAGAACGGGACAGTTTTGCATGAGTTTGTTCCAAAGACCCTTGAAGCGCTGAGCGAAGAGACCGCTTATTTGATGGTGCACATGCTCCAGGGCTCCGCCGATGTACGGGGTGGTACCGCCTATTATGGCCTTCGCCATCGGTATGGTTTGAAAAATGAGATAGGGGCAAAGACTGGAACTACCTCTAACTACTCAGATGCGTGGTTTATGGGCATCACGCCAGATTTGGCTGCTGGTATTTGGGTGGGCGGTGAAGACCGAAGCATTCACTTTAGAAGTGCCGCTTATGGGCAAGGAAACAAATTGGCCATGCCTATCTATGCCATCTTCATGAAGAAGGTCTATGCCGATAAATCATTGAATGTATCTAAAGGAGCTTTCCCTAAACCTGCTGAACTTTCTACTTCCATCAATTGCGGTGGAACCCATTTTGTCCCTACCGTTACTGATTCCGTAAAAAAAGAGCAAACACTTACCCTGCCCCAAAACGTAGAGGAAGGAGCGTTCTAA
- the atpB gene encoding F0F1 ATP synthase subunit A — protein MKKILLILLSFLTFSAQAAESAEGEEFSPGDMIMHHVGDDYVWEFAHGVTLPLPVILYGENGLDIFSSSNFFNENHELQPYKGYVMEHGHIYYANEEGEPRTVKGENGEEKPVGPIDLSITKNVASMFVSVLLLFVVFLSIAGSYKKNRGRAPRGLQSFFEPIIVFVRDDIAKTNIGPKYERYMPYLLTIFFFIWFNNLLGLIPGGANLTGNIAVTLTLAVFTLLITVFSGNKSYWGHIFNTPGVPWWLKWGIPIMPLVEVIGIFTKPFSLMVRLFANITAGHIIILSLFSLIFIFESVAIGPVSVAFATFMNFLELFVALLQAYIFTLLSAMYFGGAVEEHDHHTDLGHGDAPHVVTAH, from the coding sequence ATGAAGAAGATACTTTTAATTCTGCTTTCTTTTCTTACTTTCTCCGCCCAAGCGGCAGAATCTGCCGAAGGTGAGGAATTTAGTCCTGGTGATATGATCATGCACCACGTAGGTGATGATTATGTATGGGAGTTTGCACACGGTGTAACACTGCCTTTGCCAGTTATATTATACGGGGAGAATGGATTAGATATTTTCTCTTCCAGCAACTTCTTCAATGAAAACCATGAATTGCAGCCTTACAAAGGGTATGTGATGGAACATGGCCATATTTATTATGCCAACGAAGAAGGTGAGCCAAGAACGGTCAAAGGAGAAAACGGCGAAGAAAAGCCTGTAGGTCCCATTGATTTGTCTATCACCAAGAACGTGGCTTCCATGTTCGTAAGTGTGCTCCTGCTGTTTGTTGTGTTTTTGTCCATTGCTGGGTCATACAAAAAGAACCGTGGCCGCGCGCCAAGAGGCCTTCAGTCTTTCTTTGAGCCCATCATTGTGTTTGTGCGTGATGATATCGCCAAAACCAACATTGGTCCTAAGTATGAGCGCTATATGCCGTACCTGCTGACGATTTTCTTCTTTATTTGGTTTAACAACCTATTGGGTTTGATCCCAGGTGGTGCTAACCTGACCGGTAACATAGCGGTGACTTTGACGCTGGCGGTATTTACGTTGTTGATTACTGTATTTAGCGGTAACAAGTCTTATTGGGGACACATCTTCAACACACCTGGTGTTCCGTGGTGGTTAAAGTGGGGTATTCCAATCATGCCGCTGGTAGAAGTAATAGGTATCTTCACTAAGCCATTCTCCTTGATGGTTCGTCTTTTTGCTAACATCACAGCAGGGCACATCATCATTCTGAGCTTGTTTAGCTTGATCTTTATCTTTGAAAGTGTGGCCATTGGTCCGGTGAGTGTGGCGTTTGCTACGTTCATGAACTTTCTGGAGTTGTTCGTAGCCTTGTTGCAGGCCTACATTTTTACGTTGCTGTCTGCCATGTACTTTGGTGGTGCGGTAGAAGAGCACGATCATCATACTGACTTGGGGCATGGTGATGCTCCTCATGTAGTAACTGCTCATTAA
- a CDS encoding F0F1 ATP synthase subunit B has product MNPLVTPSIGLLFWQVVTFLVVLLLLSKFAWKPIMKALREREENIDAALSMAEKAKLEMQALKADNERLLHEARAERERILKEATDAATHLVENARAKANEEGQRMIEQARVSIVNEKKAALTEVKNLAATLSIDIAEKLIRRELQDAQAQQALVRSYLQETPLS; this is encoded by the coding sequence ATGAATCCATTAGTAACCCCTAGTATCGGATTACTTTTCTGGCAAGTAGTCACCTTTTTGGTGGTGCTTTTGCTGTTGTCAAAGTTTGCGTGGAAGCCTATCATGAAGGCTCTTCGTGAGCGAGAAGAAAATATTGATGCTGCTCTAAGCATGGCCGAAAAAGCTAAGCTGGAAATGCAGGCGTTAAAAGCAGATAACGAGCGTCTTTTACACGAGGCCCGTGCTGAGCGTGAGCGTATCTTGAAAGAAGCAACTGACGCGGCTACCCATTTGGTGGAGAATGCTCGTGCTAAAGCCAATGAAGAAGGCCAGCGCATGATTGAGCAGGCCCGTGTTTCAATTGTGAATGAGAAAAAGGCAGCCTTAACTGAGGTGAAAAACCTGGCCGCTACCTTGTCCATTGACATTGCAGAGAAACTGATCAGACGTGAATTGCAAGATGCCCAGGCGCAGCAAGCACTGGTTAGGAGCTATCTGCAGGAAACGCCGCTTAGCTAA
- the uvrC gene encoding excinuclease ABC subunit UvrC — protein MAADELIKEQLKHLPHRPGIYKYYDDKGIIYVGKAIDIRKRVSSYFNSSKQHNKKTLKLISQIKRIEFTIVDSEADAFLLENNLIKQHQPKYNILLKDGKSYPFLCITNERFPRVLSTRNKLNDGSRYFGPYPSVTSMYVVLELIRTLYPLRTCSYNLSQANIEAGKFKVCLEYHIGNCKGPCEGLYDEAQYNDHIQQIRNILSGNLTVAKNYFKEAMSAAAADYQYELAHQYKQKLDLLDDFQAKSTVVSHTLTNIDVFTITSNEKCAFINYLKVMNGSIIGTQSLELQKKLEETDQDILASMIMQLRSDFESSSKEILVNIDDLVLPLEGVTVTVPQIGDKRKLLNLSMKNALYLRKEKESMQDKSKDSNEVRIMETMKRDLRLTELPKHIECFDNSNFQGDNPVASMVCFRNAKPSKKDYRHFHIKTVVGPDDFASMYEVVTRRYKRLIDEGASLPQLIIIDGGKGQLGMAVKALKDLGIYGQVAIVSIAKRLEEIFYPGDTLPLYIDKKSETLKLIQRLRNEAHRFGITFHRSLRDAGTLQTELTKIKGLGPATAEKLLSKFKSVKKIAELSQQELETEVGKSKARLLIDYFSQTAK, from the coding sequence ATGGCTGCGGATGAATTGATTAAAGAGCAATTAAAACATTTGCCCCATCGGCCGGGCATCTATAAATACTATGATGACAAGGGAATCATCTATGTAGGCAAGGCCATAGACATCCGGAAACGGGTAAGCTCTTATTTCAATTCCTCTAAACAGCACAACAAGAAAACGCTTAAGCTTATCTCGCAGATTAAGCGCATAGAGTTCACAATTGTAGACAGCGAGGCTGATGCTTTTTTACTGGAGAACAACCTTATAAAACAGCATCAGCCTAAATACAACATCCTCCTGAAGGATGGCAAATCTTATCCTTTCCTTTGCATCACCAATGAACGTTTCCCGCGGGTTTTAAGCACTCGTAACAAACTCAACGATGGCTCCCGGTACTTTGGCCCTTACCCCAGTGTGACCAGCATGTACGTGGTTCTGGAACTGATCAGGACCTTGTACCCCTTGCGCACCTGCAGCTACAATCTTAGCCAAGCCAACATAGAAGCCGGCAAATTCAAGGTTTGTCTGGAGTACCATATAGGCAATTGCAAAGGACCTTGTGAAGGCTTGTATGATGAAGCCCAGTATAACGACCACATCCAGCAGATCAGAAACATACTCTCCGGTAACTTAACAGTAGCTAAGAACTACTTCAAAGAAGCCATGTCTGCCGCTGCCGCAGATTATCAATATGAACTGGCTCATCAATACAAGCAGAAGTTAGACTTACTGGATGATTTCCAGGCAAAGTCAACTGTGGTGAGCCACACCCTTACCAATATTGATGTTTTCACCATTACTTCCAATGAGAAATGCGCCTTCATCAACTACCTGAAAGTAATGAACGGCTCTATCATTGGAACCCAGTCTCTGGAACTTCAGAAGAAACTAGAAGAGACCGATCAGGACATTTTGGCTTCCATGATCATGCAGTTGCGGTCCGATTTTGAAAGCTCTTCTAAAGAGATTCTGGTGAACATTGATGATCTTGTTCTGCCCTTAGAAGGAGTGACAGTGACTGTTCCGCAGATTGGAGACAAGCGAAAGCTTCTGAACCTGTCCATGAAAAATGCTCTTTATTTGCGTAAAGAAAAAGAGAGCATGCAGGACAAGTCTAAAGACAGCAATGAAGTAAGGATTATGGAAACCATGAAACGTGACCTCCGGCTTACTGAGTTGCCTAAGCACATTGAATGTTTTGACAACTCCAACTTTCAGGGCGACAACCCTGTTGCTTCTATGGTTTGCTTCCGGAATGCCAAGCCGTCTAAAAAAGATTACCGCCACTTCCATATCAAAACTGTTGTTGGCCCTGATGACTTTGCCTCTATGTATGAAGTAGTGACCCGGCGGTATAAGAGATTGATAGATGAAGGAGCCTCTTTACCTCAGTTAATCATCATAGATGGTGGCAAAGGCCAGCTAGGAATGGCTGTAAAGGCGCTGAAAGACTTGGGCATTTATGGTCAGGTAGCCATTGTGAGTATCGCGAAGCGCCTAGAAGAGATCTTTTATCCTGGAGATACTCTTCCTCTTTACATAGATAAAAAATCAGAAACCTTAAAACTCATACAGCGCCTTAGAAACGAAGCGCACCGGTTTGGTATCACGTTTCACCGGTCACTCCGTGATGCGGGAACACTACAAACTGAATTAACCAAGATCAAAGGGTTAGGTCCAGCAACAGCTGAGAAACTTTTGAGCAAGTTCAAATCTGTGAAGAAGATTGCTGAACTCTCGCAACAGGAACTTGAAACAGAGGTTGGTAAAAGTAAAGCACGCTTATTGATTGACTACTTTTCCCAAACAGCTAAATAG